Proteins from a single region of Noviherbaspirillum saxi:
- a CDS encoding PDR/VanB family oxidoreductase → MSETKVETIDVKVVRKTKEADGIVSFKLQAANGKPLASFSAGSHIDVHVPGGIVRQYSLCNDPHDSSHYQIAVLRDPASRGGSLGMHEQVNQGDVIKISQPKNQFPLVPAERSLLLAGGIGITPILCMAERLTRIGARFKMHYCSRSAERTAFVDRIKASAFASHAQFHFDDAGSEQKLDLPAILKKAGKETHIYVCGPTGFIEHVVATAKELGVGEEFVHFEYFGAKQADTTGDTAFEVKIASTGACYQIPAGKTVVAILEEQGISIPISCEQGVCGTCITRILDGVPDHRDMYFMDNEKAQNDQFTPCCSRAKSTSLTLDL, encoded by the coding sequence ATGAGTGAGACAAAAGTGGAAACTATCGACGTTAAGGTTGTACGTAAGACCAAGGAAGCGGATGGCATTGTAAGCTTCAAGTTACAGGCCGCTAATGGTAAGCCGCTGGCATCGTTTAGCGCAGGTTCGCACATTGATGTCCATGTGCCCGGTGGAATAGTGAGACAATACTCACTTTGCAATGACCCGCACGATTCCAGTCACTACCAGATCGCGGTCTTACGCGATCCTGCCTCTCGGGGCGGCTCGCTCGGTATGCATGAGCAAGTCAATCAAGGCGACGTGATCAAGATTAGTCAACCAAAAAATCAATTTCCTTTGGTGCCTGCCGAGCGAAGCCTTCTGCTAGCAGGGGGGATTGGTATCACGCCGATATTGTGCATGGCTGAGCGCCTCACGCGCATAGGTGCCCGGTTCAAAATGCATTATTGCAGCCGATCAGCAGAGCGGACTGCATTTGTTGATCGCATAAAAGCAAGCGCATTCGCGTCGCACGCTCAGTTTCATTTCGATGATGCTGGCTCAGAGCAGAAATTAGATTTACCGGCCATCCTGAAAAAGGCTGGTAAGGAAACGCATATCTACGTTTGCGGGCCAACAGGCTTTATCGAGCACGTCGTTGCTACTGCAAAGGAGCTCGGTGTAGGTGAAGAGTTCGTCCATTTTGAATATTTCGGTGCCAAGCAGGCTGATACGACCGGCGATACTGCATTTGAAGTAAAGATAGCGAGTACCGGCGCGTGCTATCAGATACCCGCTGGGAAAACGGTCGTGGCGATATTAGAAGAGCAGGGCATTTCCATTCCCATATCCTGCGAGCAGGGAGTATGCGGAACTTGCATCACACGTATATTGGATGGAGTTCCGGACCATCGCGATATGTATTTTATGGATAACGAGAAAGCGCAAAATGACCAGTTCACACCTTGCTGTTCGAGGGCAAAAAGCACTTCCCTTACGCTTGATCTCTAA
- a CDS encoding transposase, producing the protein MKSGRRPNFPIEFIARVAALACEPGVSVSKLAREHGLNPNLLS; encoded by the coding sequence ATGAAGTCGGGCAGGCGGCCTAATTTTCCAATCGAATTCATAGCCCGCGTCGCAGCTCTTGCATGCGAACCTGGCGTGTCAGTGTCAAAGCTGGCTCGCGAGCATGGCCTCAATCCCAATCTGCTGTCCTGA
- a CDS encoding MarR family winged helix-turn-helix transcriptional regulator has protein sequence MKTSSNDHNKQTLSEDLYAQPGHLLRRAQQISASLFFDEIDADITPIQYAVLHTLMEHPGIDQVSVAGLVAIDTSTAATVIVRLEQRGLLTREVHAVDRRLRVVNLTKAGEKLLVSLIPAIHRLHQKILEPFTVTEAQQFMKLLHKLVHLQNEQSRAPFSEMKRDLPVDRTPRKRGARS, from the coding sequence ATGAAAACGTCATCCAACGATCACAACAAACAAACCTTGTCCGAGGATCTCTATGCACAGCCTGGACACTTGCTTCGTCGTGCTCAGCAGATTTCCGCATCACTCTTCTTTGATGAAATCGATGCCGATATCACCCCGATTCAGTATGCGGTTCTGCATACCCTCATGGAGCATCCGGGCATTGACCAGGTCTCGGTGGCCGGTCTTGTCGCAATTGACACTTCTACCGCAGCGACGGTCATCGTTCGCCTTGAACAACGGGGTCTTCTAACGCGCGAAGTGCATGCTGTTGACCGGCGGCTGAGAGTTGTTAACCTTACCAAAGCAGGCGAAAAGCTCCTTGTGAGTCTCATTCCAGCTATTCACCGGCTTCATCAGAAGATCCTCGAGCCCTTCACGGTGACGGAAGCCCAGCAATTTATGAAACTGCTCCACAAGTTAGTTCACCTTCAGAACGAACAGAGCCGGGCGCCTTTTAGCGAGATGAAACGCGATCTACCGGTGGATCGTACGCCTCGTAAGCGAGGAGCCCGCTCTTGA